In Drosophila innubila isolate TH190305 chromosome 2R unlocalized genomic scaffold, UK_Dinn_1.0 1_C_2R, whole genome shotgun sequence, the following are encoded in one genomic region:
- the LOC117784127 gene encoding larval cuticle protein LCP-30 isoform X2 → MFAKSVLSVYVIVALVAVSRSNPVDNNGKYTVSATNSNDGQYQAQDDGRYHPSARDEGRYHHMPQPYQHVSDNRELGVYHHIPNPYDGGYGPYAGLNLPYIHDARPYNHDLYTSTTTTTTKKPTTTTERTTTTTTTTTTTPRPIVFNYDDEGRHKILNQEDARKHDKYDHAFLTENGIYGEEQAKLHHTGGTHAKGLFEYTGDDGKLYRVNYASNDGGFMPEGEHIPTPPPIPEAIARALKYVEEQHKANGDKPLFDHRGFRINHMKDIKAELKKIHLEEMPKELSDQILMLQHEVELAEEEEERELLEEAERNRAY, encoded by the exons ATGTTTGCTAAATCAGTTCTAAGCGTTTATGTGATTGTG GCCCTTGTTGCAGTTAGCCGCAGCAATCCCGTTGATAACAATGGCAAGTATACGGTTTCAGCGACAAATTCTAACGACGGCCAATATCAAGCCCAAGATGATGGACGGTATCATCCGAGTGCAAGAGATGAAG GTCGTTATCATCATATGCCACAGCCTTATCAGCATGTGAGTGATAATCGTGAACTTGGCGTTTATCATCACATCCCCAACCCATACGATGGTGGCTATGGACCCTATGCCGGTCTCAATCTGCCCTATATCCATGACGCCAGACCATACAA CCACGATCTGTACACA tcgacaacaacaaccacaacgaagaaaccaacaacaacaacggaacGCACCactacaacaacgacaacaacaacgaccacGCCACGCCCCATTGTCTTCAACTACGATGACGAGGGACGCCATAAGATTCTGAACCAGGAAGACGCCCGAAAACACGACAAATACGATCATGC TTTCCTGACCGAGAATGGTATCTATGGCGAGGAGCAAGCGAAACTGCATCATACCGGCGGAACACATGCCAAGGGATTATTTGAATACACCGGTGACGATGGCAAGTTGTATCGCGTCAATTACGCTTCCAATGATGGTGGATTCATGCCTGAGGGTGAGCACATTCCCACTCCTCCCCCAATTCCCGAGGCCATTGCCCGTGCCCTGAAATATGTGGAGGAACAGCACAAGGCCAATGGAGATAAGCCATTGTTCGATCATCGCGGTTTCCGTATCAATCACATGAAGGACATCAAGGCCGAGCTCAAGAAAATACATCTGGAGGAAATGCCCAAGGAACTGAGCGATCAGATTCTCATGCTGCAGCACGAGGTCGAACTGgccgaggaggaggaggagcgtGAACTTCTCGAGGAGGCGGAACGAAACCGTGCTTATTAA
- the LOC117784127 gene encoding larval cuticle protein LCP-30 isoform X1, translating to MFAKSVLSVYVIVALVAVSRSNPVDNNGKYTVSATNSNDGQYQAQDDGRYHPSARDEGQGGYMDSLGRYHHMPQPYQHVSDNRELGVYHHIPNPYDGGYGPYAGLNLPYIHDARPYNHDLYTSTTTTTTKKPTTTTERTTTTTTTTTTTPRPIVFNYDDEGRHKILNQEDARKHDKYDHAFLTENGIYGEEQAKLHHTGGTHAKGLFEYTGDDGKLYRVNYASNDGGFMPEGEHIPTPPPIPEAIARALKYVEEQHKANGDKPLFDHRGFRINHMKDIKAELKKIHLEEMPKELSDQILMLQHEVELAEEEEERELLEEAERNRAY from the exons ATGTTTGCTAAATCAGTTCTAAGCGTTTATGTGATTGTG GCCCTTGTTGCAGTTAGCCGCAGCAATCCCGTTGATAACAATGGCAAGTATACGGTTTCAGCGACAAATTCTAACGACGGCCAATATCAAGCCCAAGATGATGGACGGTATCATCCGAGTGCAAGAGATGAAG GCCAAGGGGGCTATATGGATTCTTTAG GTCGTTATCATCATATGCCACAGCCTTATCAGCATGTGAGTGATAATCGTGAACTTGGCGTTTATCATCACATCCCCAACCCATACGATGGTGGCTATGGACCCTATGCCGGTCTCAATCTGCCCTATATCCATGACGCCAGACCATACAA CCACGATCTGTACACA tcgacaacaacaaccacaacgaagaaaccaacaacaacaacggaacGCACCactacaacaacgacaacaacaacgaccacGCCACGCCCCATTGTCTTCAACTACGATGACGAGGGACGCCATAAGATTCTGAACCAGGAAGACGCCCGAAAACACGACAAATACGATCATGC TTTCCTGACCGAGAATGGTATCTATGGCGAGGAGCAAGCGAAACTGCATCATACCGGCGGAACACATGCCAAGGGATTATTTGAATACACCGGTGACGATGGCAAGTTGTATCGCGTCAATTACGCTTCCAATGATGGTGGATTCATGCCTGAGGGTGAGCACATTCCCACTCCTCCCCCAATTCCCGAGGCCATTGCCCGTGCCCTGAAATATGTGGAGGAACAGCACAAGGCCAATGGAGATAAGCCATTGTTCGATCATCGCGGTTTCCGTATCAATCACATGAAGGACATCAAGGCCGAGCTCAAGAAAATACATCTGGAGGAAATGCCCAAGGAACTGAGCGATCAGATTCTCATGCTGCAGCACGAGGTCGAACTGgccgaggaggaggaggagcgtGAACTTCTCGAGGAGGCGGAACGAAACCGTGCTTATTAA
- the LOC117784215 gene encoding endocuticle structural glycoprotein ABD-4 codes for MKNFALCLIATALLCLAEAAPKPQGAEPIAIISQESNIEPDGAYNYAYETANGIKAEETGTVKKASSPDSTDVIIVKGSVSYTSPEGELITLNYAADDENGFQPQGAHLPTPPPIPPAIQKALDYLLSLPPATRRR; via the exons atgaaaaac TTTGCACTTTGCCTGATTGCCACCGCGCTCCTCTGTCTGGCCGAAGCTGCGCCCAAACCTCAAGGCGCCGAGCCAATTGCGATTATAAGCCAGGAATCCAATATCGAACCGGATGGAGCCTACAATTATGC cTACGAGACGGCTAATGGCATCAAGGCTGAAGAAACTGGCACCGTGAAGAAGGCCAGCTCACCGGACTCCACGGATGTGATCATTGTCAAGGGCTCCGTGTCGTATACTTCACCTGAGGGAGAGTTGATCACCCTCAACTATGCAGCCGATGATGAGAACGGTTTCCAGCCACAGGGTGCACATTTGCCCACTCCACCACCAATCCCACCAGCGATCCAGAAGGCGCTCGACTATCTGCTGAGCTTGCCGCCTGCAACACGTCGCCGTTAA
- the LOC117783613 gene encoding larval cuticle protein LCP-30 isoform X1, with translation MMLRLTTFLLICAAVALAQNDGRYRPDPAALPILRARPAANAGRYSGGNDGRYVPGGNDGRYSGNDGRYVHQDNKYQHDNRPGGDYTGTNDPYKGDKNKFGGAGRGGGGGGASGGASGGASGGASGGATTAVKPRPTVPRVAPVVVDQRPNLPQGTGTGIGKGGFTILRQEGAVQPDGYNYLYETENGILGEESGRIEKQTEGDAIRTTGFYHYTGDDGLLYRVDYVADENGFVPVGEHIPKVPAHIPKLLEYLKSQGAL, from the exons ATGATGCTGCGTCTAACG ACTTTCCTGCTGATCTGCGCTGCCGTTGCGCTGGCCCAGAACGATGGTCGCTATCGTCCTGATCCGGCTGCGTTGCCCATTCTGAGGGCTCGTCCTGCTGCGAACGCCGGTCGCTATTCGGGTGGCAATGATGGACGCTATGTGCCAGGTGGCAACGATGGACGCTACAGTGGCAACGATGGACGATATGTGCATCAGGACAACAAGTACCAGCACGATAATCGTCCTGGCGGCGACTACACGGGCACCAACGATCCCTATAAGGGTGACAAGAACAAGTTCGGTGGTGCTGGacgtggtggcggtggtggtggcgcCAGCGGTGGTGCCAGCGGTGGTGCCAGCGGTGGTGCCAGCGGTGGTGCAACCACTGCTGTGAAGCCACGACCGACTGTGCCACGCGTTGCTCCCGTTGTGGTTGATCAGCGTCCAAATTTGCCACAAGGAACAGGTACAGGCATCGGCAAAGGTGGATTCACTATTCTGCGCCAGGAAGGAGCAGTTCAACCAGATGGCTACAACTATCT CTACGAGACCGAGAATGGCATTCTGGGTGAGGAGAGTGGACGCATTGAGAAGCAGACCGAAGGAGATGCTATCCGCACCACGGGCTTCTATCATTACACCGGAGATGATGGTCTACTCTATCGCGTGGACTATGTGGCTGATGAAAATGGATTTGTGCCCGTTGGTGAGCACATTCCCAAGGTGCCCGCTCATATTCCCAAGCTGCTGGAATATTTGAAGTCGCAGGGAGCATTATAG
- the LOC117784216 gene encoding larval cuticle protein 4, with translation MKLIWICVLFVAVTYANENNDPIVNDSNVEYNGKFHSMVWLRDGSMSSQEGKLKEVHANQYGESINGYYSFISDDGQEYKVSYTADENGFRPVGAHLPTPPPTPESVLKSLKYINDHPPKSTEQYN, from the exons atgaaactgaTTTGGATTTGTGTTCTCTTTGTGGCTGTTAcgtatgcaaatgaaaataatgatcCTATCGTGAATGATTCAAATGTCGAATACAATGGGAAATTCCACTCCAT gGTTTGGCTTCGTGATGGCTCGATGTCATCGCAGGAAGGCAAACTCAAGGAAGTACATGCCAATCAATATGGCGAGTCTATAAACGGCTATTACTCGTTTATATCAGATGATGGACAGGAATATAAAGTCAGCTATACAGCCGATGAGAATGGATTTCGGCCAGTCGGTGCACATTTGCCCACCCCACCGCCAACTCCAGAGTCAGTGCTCAAATCTCTAAAATACATAAACGACCATCCCCCGAAATCCACTGAGCAATATAATTAG
- the LOC117783613 gene encoding larval cuticle protein LCP-30 isoform X2, translated as MMLRLTTFLLICAAVALAQNDGRYRPDPAALPILRARPAANAGRYSGGNDGRYVPGGNDGRYSGNDGRYVHQDNKYQHDNRPGGDYTGTNDPYKGDKNKFGGAGRGGGGGGGGASGGATTAVKPRPTVPRVAPVVVDQRPNLPQGTGTGIGKGGFTILRQEGAVQPDGYNYLYETENGILGEESGRIEKQTEGDAIRTTGFYHYTGDDGLLYRVDYVADENGFVPVGEHIPKVPAHIPKLLEYLKSQGAL; from the exons ATGATGCTGCGTCTAACG ACTTTCCTGCTGATCTGCGCTGCCGTTGCGCTGGCCCAGAACGATGGTCGCTATCGTCCTGATCCGGCTGCGTTGCCCATTCTGAGGGCTCGTCCTGCTGCGAACGCCGGTCGCTATTCGGGTGGCAATGATGGACGCTATGTGCCAGGTGGCAACGATGGACGCTACAGTGGCAACGATGGACGATATGTGCATCAGGACAACAAGTACCAGCACGATAATCGTCCTGGCGGCGACTACACGGGCACCAACGATCCCTATAAGGGTGACAAGAACAAGTTCGGTGGTGCTGGacgtggtggcggtggtggtg GCGGTGGTGCCAGCGGTGGTGCAACCACTGCTGTGAAGCCACGACCGACTGTGCCACGCGTTGCTCCCGTTGTGGTTGATCAGCGTCCAAATTTGCCACAAGGAACAGGTACAGGCATCGGCAAAGGTGGATTCACTATTCTGCGCCAGGAAGGAGCAGTTCAACCAGATGGCTACAACTATCT CTACGAGACCGAGAATGGCATTCTGGGTGAGGAGAGTGGACGCATTGAGAAGCAGACCGAAGGAGATGCTATCCGCACCACGGGCTTCTATCATTACACCGGAGATGATGGTCTACTCTATCGCGTGGACTATGTGGCTGATGAAAATGGATTTGTGCCCGTTGGTGAGCACATTCCCAAGGTGCCCGCTCATATTCCCAAGCTGCTGGAATATTTGAAGTCGCAGGGAGCATTATAG
- the LOC117784141 gene encoding uncharacterized protein LOC117784141, whose protein sequence is MYRSLFLALLLLAQDRAEGSDDETAPLPTAPARPGHYVHQLHGAGGWYIPDNSGKYRHDPRPYDGGYGDRGQPYANDLRGIFRQAEQQLAASLQAANDEFALGPRDHLRFMIDFNYNGTGWQIIQFEWVRDGDGTNEEQQQYKYVNENKLWDTDVESQHQPVQAYNYEQPQSQEQSQIDYETQSDPQIEPQPQSSIDTEQDPIKVQSTINNVLEYIQQRILPNLN, encoded by the exons ATGTACAGAAGCTTGTTCCTTGCACTGCTGCTCTTGGCTCAGGATCGAGCAGAAGGATCCGATGATGAGACAGCACCGCTTCCCACGGCTCCAGCCAGACCAGGTCACTATGTCCATCAACTGCACGGAGCCGGCGGTTGGTATATACCAGATAACAGCGGAAAATATCGTCACGATCCGAGACCCTACGATGGAGGCTACGGCGATCGTGGTCAGCCCTATGCGAATGATTTGCGGGGCATCTTCAGACAGGCGGAGCAGCAGTTGGCTGCCAGTCTACAGGCAGCTAATGATGAGTTTGCACTGGGACCAAGGGATCATCTGCGCTTCATGATTGACTTCAATTACAATGGCACGGGCTGGCAGATTATACAATTCGAATGGGTGCGTGATGGGGATGGCACAAATGAGGAACAGCAACAGTACAAATATGTGAATGAGAATAAGTTGTGGGACACGGATGTGGAGTCCCAGCATCAGCCAGTTCAAGCCTATAACTATGAACAGCCTCAATCTCAGGAACAGTCTCAAATTGACTACGAGACGCAGTCCGATCCCCAAATCGAACCCCAACCTCAGTCGAGTATCGACACTGAACAAGAT CCCATCAAAGTGCAGTCTACTATTAACAATGTGTTGGAATATATACAACAACGCATCCTACCAAACCTTAACTGA
- the LOC117784384 gene encoding endocuticle structural glycoprotein ABD-4, translated as MQYLLLTVAALLLCTTYTNARPQGPATEPIKILRQEQEVNFDGSYKYGYETENGINVEEEGYLKNAGTDNAGPSAQGFFSYTAPDGTPIRITYVADENGFQPQGDHLPTAPPIPPAIQRALDYIATAPPQPAESQQQNTFAARRG; from the exons ATGCAATACCTA CTGTTGACTGTTGCAGCTTTGCTGCTGTGCACAACATACACGAATGCACGACCGCAAGGACCTGCAACAGAGCCGATCAAGATCTTGCGGCAGGAACAGGAGGTCAACTTCGATGGCTCCTACAAATATGGCTATGAGACGGAAAATGGCATCAATGTGGAGGAGGAGGGTTATCTCAAGAATGCGGGCACCGACAATGCAGGACCG TCCGCACAGGGCTTCTTCTCATACACCGCACCCGATGGCACACCCATAAGGATTACCTATGTGGCCGATGAGAACGGCTTCCAGCCACAGGGCGATCATTTGCCCACCGCACCGCCCATACCACCAGCCATACAGAGGGCCTTGGATTACATTGCCACGGCACCACCACAACCAGCTGAGTCGCAGCAGCAGAACACCTTTGCCGCACGCAGAGGCTGA
- the LOC117784796 gene encoding endocuticle structural glycoprotein SgAbd-2 yields the protein MSLKLSCCLFVLALVLVACSAQRQYNPYLNNPFYRDLYYKNRDLYNQRRYYDNFYKKYNPYIANAVARAVEQSNEPNTGSGAYSYSYETENGIHGEEQGNPVYIGNGQQEEQVEGAYSYISPEGLRVGVKYLADANGFRPVITYDGPNSAFYANQPPPANVVYTRH from the exons ATGTCtttaaaattg TCTTGCTGTCTGTTTGTGTTGGCTCTCGTCCTGGTGGCCTGCAGTGCTCAACGCCAATACAATCCGTACCTAAACAATCCATTCTACCGGGATCTGTACTACAAAAACCGCGACTTGTACAATCAGCGTCGTTACTACGATAACTTCTACAAGAAGTACAATCCCTACATTGCCAATGCTGTGGCCCGTGCTGTCGAGCAATCGAATGAACCCAACACTGGTTCAGGTGCCTATTCCTACAGCTACGAGACCGAGAACGGAATTCATGGTGAGGAGCAGGGCAATCCCGTCTACATTGGCAACGGTCAGCAGGAGGAACAGGTCGAGGGCGCCTATTCTTATATATCCCCTGAAGGACTTCGCGTCGGTGTCAAGTATCTAGCGGATGCCAACGGTTTCCGTCCCGTTATCACCT ATGATGGTCCAAATTCCGCTTTCTACGCCAACCAACCACCTCCAGCCAATGTGGTCTATACCAGGCACTAA